From Salvelinus sp. IW2-2015 linkage group LG33, ASM291031v2, whole genome shotgun sequence, one genomic window encodes:
- the LOC111957858 gene encoding synaptic vesicle glycoprotein 2C-like isoform X3 produces MAWAIIPHYGWSFSMGSAYQFHSWRVFVVVCALPCVCAVVALTFMPESPRFYLEVGKHDEAWMILKQIHDTNMRARGQPEKVFTVNRIKIPKHLDELVEMKSESGNAVSKALFRSKTELRGILVNFIKCFDYPLKENTIKLAIVWFTLSFGYYGLSVWFPDVIKHLQADDYASKVKTHSNERIEDFTFNFTLENQIHTNGVFISDRFLNMKLKSVTFIDSTFRNCYFDDVTSVGSYFRNCTFIEAFFFNTDIDESKLIDGTEVINSSFHHNKTGCQMTFDDDYSAYWVYFINFLGTLAVLPGNIVSALLMDKIGRLSMLGGSMVLSGISCFFLWFGTSESMMIFMLCLYNGLSISAWNSLDVVTTESFPTDRRGTGFGFCNALCKLAAVLGNVIFGSLVGITKAIPILLASSVLVCGGLVGLRLPDTRANVLM; encoded by the exons GCTGGAGTTTCAGTATGGGTTCGGCCTACCAGTTCCATAGTTGGAGAGTGTTTGTGGTGGTCTGCGCCCTGCCCTGCGTCTGTGCTGTGGTGGCTCTCACCTTTATGCCCGAGAGCCCCAGGTTTTACCTGGAG GTGGGGAAGCATGATGAGGCTTGGATGATCCTCAAACAGATCCATGACACCAACATGCGAGCGCGTGGGCAGCCGGAAAAAGTCTTCACT GTGAACAGAATCAAGATCCCCAAGCATCTGGATGAGCTGGTGGAGATGAAGTCAGAGTCGGGGAACGCAGTCTCCAAGGCCCTCTTCAGGTCAAAGACAGAGCTACGTGGG ATCTTGGTTAACTTTATTAAGTGTTTTGACTACCCTCTGAAAGAAAACACTATCAAGCTGGCTATTGTGTGGTTTACACTGTCATTTGG gTACTACGGCCTGTCTGTGTGGTTCCCTGATGTCATCAAGCATCTTCAGGCAGACGACTATGCCTCCAAGGTGAAGACCCACAGCAACGAACGCATCGAGGACTTCACCTTCAACTTCACCCTGGAGAACCAGATCCACACCAACGGGGTCTTCATCAGCGACag ATTTCTTAATATGAAGTTGAAGTCCGTCACCTTCATTGACTCCACCTTCCGTAACTGCTACTTTGACGACGTGACGTCAGTGGGATCCTACTTCCGGAACTGTACCTTCATCGAGGCATTCTTCTTCAACACTG ACATCGATGAATCAAAACTGATAGACGGCACAGAGGTGATCAACAGCTCGTTCCACCACAACAAGACGGGCTGTCAGATGACGTTTGACGACGACTACAGCGCCTACTGGGTCTACTTTATCAACTTCCTGGGAACTCTAGCTGTTCTACCCGGCAACATTGTTTCTGCACTGCTCATGGATAAGATTGGACGCCTATCGATGTTag gtgGCTCCATGGTTCTGTCAGGGATCAGTTGTTTCTTCCTGTGGTTCGGCACCAGTGAGTCGATGATGATCTTCATGCTGTGCCTTTACAACGGCCTGAGCATATCAGCCTGGAACTCACTGGACGTGGTCACCACAGAGTCCTTCCCTACAGACAGGAG agGGACAGGTTTTGGGTTCTGTAATGCTCTGTGTAAGTTAGCTGCCGTGTTGGGGAACGTGATCTTTGGTTCGCTGGTTGGCATCACCAAGGCCATCCCCATCCTCCTGGCCTCATCTGTGCTGGTGTGTGGAGGTCTGGTGGGGCTCCGGCTGCCTGATACTCGGGCCAACGTCCTCATGTAG